The Podospora pseudopauciseta strain CBS 411.78 chromosome 2 map unlocalized CBS411.78m_2, whole genome shotgun sequence genome has a window encoding:
- a CDS encoding uncharacterized protein (EggNog:ENOG503P7GV), with protein MGLRLYQAPVESDIQSKPAAEKSSAEARSTIRRHRLVRGYHSTRDHAREQVRERRRRVLEDAIWEPRRSPTLEPPPVPAVAHIAAVPVAGGNPNRRRLVNDTHWDPEQPRRRSPALEPPTDAASRYGRRRAYVGLDDRVITMFGERWAHLHAGSNPSQTQTDDDNSPILPRPTDSQLAAQDAYSNFQRRDRYMSRIEPLPMVSSLRSTQAPNHPSRSSTTSPAGAAPPFSRPASNTRGESYIFGDETSNPYTAGRRWVESRRQERAQRSGSTLLVPPAVGHGAAGIDGLGDRSRSLSPDGDNAWETLLTTIAPDPQPPSVGSSFASATASAAATQSTVAASSRTSFTNPQTVEVELASGCDNSDTDEDELEDDIRNFILPRARSTGRSWADVAGRSGSSSDDPSVFGGVEVMQRLVRSLAQREDIPDDWWAEVGLSRTLSRETSAN; from the exons ATGGGTCTCCG GTTGTACCAAGCGCCGGTCGAGTCGGACATCCAATCCAAGCCTGCCGCTGAAAAAAGTTCGGCAGAAGCGCGCTCGACCATTCGCCGGCACCGTCTTGTCCGGGGATACCACAGCACGCGCGACCACGCACGGGAACAGGTCCGCgagcgccgccgccgcgttCTCGAGGATGCCATCTGGGAACCCCGCCGATCACCCACCCTAGAGCCGCCTCCCGTTCCTGCTGTTGCGCATATAGCAGCAGTTCCAGTTGCAGGGGGCAATCCCAACCGTCGCCGCCTTGTCAATGACACCCATTGGGATCCTGAGCAACCACGGCGCCGGTCACCCGCTCTAGAGCCACCCACCGATGCTGCTTCCAGATATGGCCGTCGTCGCGCCTACGTAGGGCTCGATGACCGAGTCATCACCATGTTTGGTGAGCGCTGGGCTCACCTGCACGCCGGCTCGAATCCCAGTCAAACACAAACCGATGACGACAATTCCCCCATCTTACCTCGGCCAACCGATTCGCAGTTAGCTGCACAGGATGCCTACAGCAACTTTCAACGCCGCGATCGTTACATGTCTCGTATTGAACCGCTTCCCATGGTGTCCAGCCTCCGGAGTACCCAGGCACCCAATCATCCG TCGCGGAGCTCCACTACATCCCCGGCGGGAGCTGCTCCTCCCTTCAGCAGACCAGCTTCGAACACACGGGGCGAATCGTACATTTTTGGTGATGAAACCTCAAATCCTTACACAGCCGGCCGTCGATGGGTTGAGTCCCGTCGGCAGGAACGCGCTCAGCGCAGCGGGTCAACCCTTCTTGTTCCCCCGGCTGTTGGCCATGGTGCGGCGGGAATTGATGGCCTCGGTGACCGTAGCAGAAGTCTTAGTCCCGATGGCGACAATGCATGGGAGACGCTGTTGACCACGATTGCTCCGGATCCGCAGCCCCCGAGCGTCGGCTCTTCCTTCGCTTCTGCTACAGCATCGGCGGCTGCGACACAGAGCACCGTTGCTGCCTCTTCCAGGACCTctttcaccaacccccagaCCGTCGAGGTGGAGCTCGCGTCGGGATGCGACAATTCCGACACAGACGAGGACGAGCTCGAGGATGATATTAGAAATTTTATCCTTCCCCGCGCTCGTAGCACCGGACGGTCATGGGCAGACGTTGCCGGGCGtagcggcagcagcagcgacgaCCCCTCGGTCTTTGGTGGAGTTGAGGTGATGCAGCGGCTCGTCCGCAGCCTTGCTCAACGTGAGGATATTCCAGACGACTGGTGGGCAGAGGTGGGACTGAGCAGGACTTTGTCCCGCGAGACCTCGGCCAACTGA
- the FOL3_1 gene encoding folylpolyglutamate synthase (BUSCO:EOG09260KM4; COG:H; EggNog:ENOG503NU4B): MIDLGLARIGRLIKHTPQTWKAIHVAGTNGKGSICAYISAMLNAKGISCARFTSPHLVDRWDCIAINGKPVSESLFLEVEKQVKQRDVSENIGASEFELLTATAFEIFNRQKVEYGVVEVGLGGRLDATNTLKQKSVTVISKIGLDHQSFLGNTIEEIALQKAGIIRQGVPCVVDGSNQQSVLQLIEQHAKETGASLQFPNATAVAEELAKSGETFEPHQIQNLAAAHLAFRLACPEHDAPLTSLLPAIKQLKWPGRLQKMSLENITGRQQDVLLDGAHNTQSAEALSGYVQRHLRSSGNPITWALAATQGKDMNGILSLLLQPGDQVVAVRFEPVDGMPWVKAADPKELLDLATQHGVDQSSVYSAGENVKDALIKASEMAGERPVVIAGSLYLVSSVLRLLREKSQDSSENAIWS; this comes from the coding sequence atGATTGATCTAGGGTTGGCCCGCATTGGCCGTCTCATCAAGCACACACCCCAGACGTGGAAGGCCATCCATGTGGCCGGCACCAACGGCAAAGGCTCCATATGCGCCTACATCTCGGCCATGCTCAACGCCAAAGGCATATCATGCGCCAGGTTCACCTCCCCTCACTTAGTCGACCGGTGGGACTGCATTGCCATCAATGGCAAGCCCGTGTCGGAATCCTTGTTTCTTGAAGTTGAGAAGCAGGTGAAGCAGAGGGATGTGAGCGAGAATATTGGCGCAAGCGAGTTTGAACTCCTGACCGCGACTGCCTTTGAGATCTTCAACCGCCAAAAAGTCGAATACGGAGTTGTCGaagttggtcttggtggcagGCTAGATGCGACGAATACACTCAAACAGAAATCGGTTACCGTTATTTCCAAGATTGGTCTTGATCACCAGTCTTTCCTGGGAAACACCATTGAGGAGATTGCACTTCAGAAAGCAGGAATTATCCGCCAGGGTGTACCCTGTGTGGTGGATGGCAGCAACCAGCAGTCAGTTCTGCAGTTAATAGAACAGCATGCTAAGGAAACAGGGGCATCATTGCAGTTTCCCAACGCGACAGCTGTTGCGGAAGAGCTTGCGAAGTCAGGAGAGACCTTTGAGCCACACCAAATCCAGAACCTGGCAGCTGCTCATCTGGCCTTCCGTCTGGCTTGCCCAGAGCATGATGCCCCGTTAACAAGTCTTCTGCCCGCTATCAAGCAGCTCAAATGGCCTGGTCGCCTCCAAAAGATGAGTCTCGAAAACATCACCGGCCGTCAGCAAGACGTGCTCTTAGACGGCGCTCACAACACCCAGTCAGCTGAGGCACTGTCTGGCTACGTCCAAAGACACCTTCGTTCTTCAGGAAATCCAATAACCTGGGCGCTGGCCGCCACGCAAGGCAAGGATATGAACGGGATTCTCAGTCTGTTACTCCAACCTGGTGATCAAGTCGTTGCTGTCAGGTTCGAACCTGTGGACGGAATGCCCTGGGTTAAAGCAGCCGATCCCAAGGAGCTCCTCGACTTGGCCACTCAACATGGTGTCGACCAGTCATCGGTCTACAGCGCCGGAGAGAATGTAAAAGACGCCTTAATTAAAGCATCCGAGATGGCAGGCGAAAGGCCAGTAGTAATAGCGGGGAGCCTCTACCTCGTGTCCAGTGTCTTGAGGCTCTTGCGTGAGAAGTCTCAAGATTCTAGTGAAAATGCCATCTGGTCTTGA
- the FOL3_2 gene encoding folylpolyglutamate synthase (COG:H; EggNog:ENOG503NU4B): MTTPNHLVIVCGHGIYLGGPQNGHDESEWLIEPYKKGETPTFMAHIKAGADVVNSDPRSVLVFSGAATRPETHLSEAKSYCNLALDNNYFPPTFVGSRVLLEERALDSYFNILFSLILYWRQHPSNHWPERITVVSHEFKRTRLVDGHCAAVGFPLDRVTFLGINPPSLKVEDQASNQLTLGQWEQDPHGASLDLLAKRQKRNIWGVSQALFLDKNEATKAGLEGQIRTSKDGSQTLLDYKGCIRPWAT; encoded by the exons ATGACAACCCCCAATCACCTCGTCATAGTCTGCGGCCACGGCATCTACCTCGGCGGTCCGCAAAACGGCCATGACGAATCAGAATGGCTCATTGAACCGTACAAAAAGGGGGAAACGCCCACTTTCATGGCGCATATCAAAGCCGGGGCGGATGTTGTGAATTCTGATCCGAGATCAGTGTTGGTGTTTTCTGG AGCCGCAACCCGCCCAGAAACGCACCTCTCCGAGGCAAAATCCTACTgcaacctcgccctcgacaACAACTACTTCCCCCCAACCTTCGTGGGATCCCGTGTGCTGCTGGAGGAACGAGCCCTCGATTCCTATTTCAACATCTTGTTCTCTTTGATCCTCTACTGGCGGCAGCACCCGTCAAATCACTGGCCGGAACGCATCACCGTCGTCTCCCACGAGTTCAAGCGCACTCGTCTTGTCGACGGCCACTGCGCAGCTGTTGGATTCCCTCTAGACCGGGTAACCTTCCTCggcatcaacccccccagcctCAAAGTCGAAGACCAAGCCAGCAACCAGCTCACCCTCGGTCAATGGGAACAAGACCCCCACGGTGCcagccttgacctcctcgccaaaaGGCAAAAGAGAAACATCTGGGGTGTCAGCCAAGCCCTGTTCCTTGATAAAAACGAAGCCACAAAGGCAGGACTGGAAGGACAAATCAGGACTTCAAAAGACGGCTCTCAAACATTGCTCGACTACAAAGGCTGCATCCGTCCCTGGGCTACGTGA
- a CDS encoding uncharacterized protein (EggNog:ENOG503NYIJ), with amino-acid sequence MSNNSGNQNTSGLPPCPFISVSTRPITGLQVDIYGLAELSPSVHHVSILWLHHQRTRNKESMRDIASRCIAAWNSFSHHQNTHSPHNTPQTERRGLIAIAYDQRNHGTRLVDDRVNGSWREGNENHAVDMFGGIRGMVVDQGLLIDVVEGCLWPRGEKRVDQHLGLGVSLGGHSVWELMFADRRVRAGVCVIGCPDFMNLMSDRARLSKLSTYSAQDDGASFLGSRDFPPSLIKACNQYDPKAILFGPHPVPDQPQQTRQELIRQTILYERLQGKKLLVCSGGVDKLVPPRCSEPFMNWLKSAAVNPPSPSFDKEQRFWVDDRIYPGVGHEFSSEMVKDAVQFIVGAVMGAGEDRYNPETREEQRSGREGFVPSPNI; translated from the exons ATGTCCAACAACTCCGGGAACCAGAACACGTCCGGCTTGCCGCCCTGCCCCTTCATCTCAGTCTCCACCCGTCCCATCACCGGCCTCCAAGTCGACATCTACGGCCTGGCCGAGCTCTCTCCCTCTGTGCACCACGTCTCCATCCTCTGGCTTCACCACCAGCGCACAAGGAATAAGGAGTCGATGAGGGATATCGCCTCTCGTTGTATCGCTGCTTGGAACAGTTTTTCTCATCATCAGAATACGCATTCCCCCCATAATACACCCCAaacggagaggagggggttgatagCCATTGCGTATGACCAGAGGAATCACGGGACGAGGTTGGTGGATGACAGGGTGaatgggagctggagggaggggaacgAGAATCATGCGGTGGATATGTTTGGTGGGATaagggggatggtggtggatcAGGGGTTGTTGATTGACGTTGTGGAGGGGTGCTTGTggccgaggggggagaagagggtggatCAGcatctggggttgggggttagTTTGGGGGGGCATAGTGTTTGGGAGCTGATGTTTGCGGataggagggtgagggcgggGGTTTGTGTGATTGGGTGTCCGGATTTTATGA ACTTGATGAGCGATCGGGCGAGGTTGTCAAAGCTGAGTACGTACTCTGCTCAGGATGACGGGGCGAGTTTTCTGGGGAGTAGGGATTTCCCTCCGAGCTTGATCAAGGCTTGCAATCAGTACGACCCCAAAGCTATCCTCTTCGGCCCGCATCCTGTCCCCGACCAGCCGCAGCAGACGAGGCAGGAGCTCATCCGGCAAACCATCCTTTATGAACGCCTCCAAGGAAAGAAGCTACTTGTCTGCTCGGGCGGAGTGGACAAGTTGGTACCACCCAGGTGTTCAGAACCCTTCATGAACTGGCTCAAATCCGCGGCAGTGAACCCTCCGTCCCCATCGTTCGATAAGGAACAGCGATTCTGGGTCGATGATAGGATTTACCCTGGGGTGGGCCACGAGTTCAGCAGCGAGATGGTCAAGGATGCGGTGCAGTTTATTGTCGGGGCGGTGAtgggagcgggagaggaCAGGTACAACCCCGAGACGAGGGAGGAACAGAGGAGTGGTAGGGAAGGTTTTGTGCCTAGCCCAAATATTTGA
- a CDS encoding uncharacterized protein (COG:A; EggNog:ENOG503P29Y) — translation MSVVYEARNFMHESDYPPMDEHHHEHHEHHDAAAAAEVDRFAETHDAVVNELAHVASFAEQAAPFVDAKNFVDVTVSTEETPSLDLAPPAPAPTLAVKEDSPVATSPQRSKAIPKPHREETKNHEGKFICTYPSCGEETRTFSRKCEWNKHMDKHDRPYKCLAPGCEKLPGFTYSGGLLRHEREVHQKHGGPKNSFNCPHQNCKRATGKGFSRQENLNEHLRRVHTQNGGSPEGDADDAASDHVSTALVLGPAKRKRDDQNDETERLREEVKRLRQEKEELQKQVQMQNQQTADFLARIHQLEAERAVAAAVPMEASSLVAATSQLI, via the exons ATGAGCGTGGTATATGAGGCCCGCAACTTCATGCATGAGAGCGACTATCCGCCCATGGATGAGCACCACCACGAGCACCACGAGCACCacgatgctgctgctgctgccgaaGTCGACCGCTTCGCTGAGACTCACGATGCTGTGGTGAACGAGCTCGCTCACGTCGCCAGTTTTGCTGAGCAAGCCGCTCCCTTTGTTGATGCCAAGAACTTCGTCGACGTGACGGTCTCGACTGAGGAGACCCCCAGCCTCGACCtggctcctccagctcctgccCCCACCCTGGCCGTGAAGGAAGACTCGCCTGTTGCGACTTCTCCTCAGCGAAGCAAGGCCATCCCAAAACCACATCGGGAGGAGACAAAGAACCACGAGGGCAAGTTCATCTGCACATATCCGTCATGTGGTGAGGAGACCAGAACCTTCAGCCGCAAATGCGAGTGGAA CAAGCACATGGACAAGCATGACCGGCCATATAAATGTCTGGCTCCAGGATGTGAGAAGCTGCCAGGCTTCACTTATTCGGGTGGTCTATTGCGCCATGAGCGCGAAGTCCACCAGAAGCATGGCGGCCCCAAGAACTCGTTCAACTGTCCACATCAAAACTGCAAGCGTGCCACCGGCAAAGGCTTCTCTCGTCAGGAAAATCTCAACGAGCACCTCCGGCGTGTGCATACGCAGAATGGAGGGTCGCCAGAAGGAGATGCAGATGATGCTGCCAGCGATCACGTCTCAACAGCGCTCGTTCTAGGTCCAGCCAAGCGCAAACGTGACGACCAGAACGATGAGACGGAACGTCTTCGGGAAGAGGTCAAGAGGCTGcggcaggagaaggaggagctgcagAAGCAGGTCCAGATGCAGAACCAGCAGACAGCCGACTTTCTGGCACGGATCCACCAACTCGAAGCCGAGCGGGCGGTGGCGGCAGCGGTCCCGATGGAAGCGAGTTCCCTTGTTGCAGCCACGTCACAACTGATTTAG
- a CDS encoding uncharacterized protein (EggNog:ENOG503NXU2; COG:E), which translates to MADVVKLPEPFASIPRTPLTLGPSPIHPLPRLSSHLGGKVNIYAKREDLNSALAFGGNKTRKLEYLLPEALSQGCDTLISIGGIQSNHTRQVTAAAAFLGLNVSLIQEDWVPGWEDASYEKVGNIQLSRLMGADVHVIKTENFGIGHKESLKKLRRRLEGEGRRVYYIPAGASDHPLGGLGFARWVWELEQQEREMGVWFGTLVVCAVTGSTLAGVIAGVKHQELKGGGRKRRVVGIDASARPKETFEQVLRIARQTGVKLGLEEGDINEGDVTLDERFHGGVYGVPDGKTVEAIKLGAGLEGFITDPVYEGKSLAGLVGMVKGGEIREGENVLFAHLGGQVALSAYGDMV; encoded by the exons ATGGCGGACGTGGTCAAGCTCCCTGAACCCTTTGCTTCCA tcccccgaacccccctcaccctcggcccctccccaatccaccccctcccccgcctctcCTCCCATCTCGGGGGCAAAGTAAACATCTACGCCAAACGCGAAGACCTCAACTCTGCCCTCGCTTTTGGCGGGAACAAGACCCGCAAATTGGAGTACCTTCTCCCCGAAGCCCTCTCCCAAGGCTGCGACACCCTCATCTCCATCGGCGGCATCCAATCCAACCACACCCGCCAagtcaccgccgccgccgccttcctcgGCTTGAACGTCTCCCTCATCCAAGAAGACTGGGTCCCCGGATGGGAAGATGCGTCGTATGAAAAAGTCGGGAATATACAACTGTCCCGTCTGATGGGCGCAGATGTCCACGTGATAAAAACAGAGAATTTCGGGATTGGGCACAAGGAGAGCCTGAAAAaattgaggaggaggctggagggggaggggaggagggtgtacTACATCCCGGCGGGGGCGTCTGACCACCCCTTGGGGGGGTTAGGTTTTGcgaggtgggtttgggagctGGAACAGCAGGaaagggagatgggggtgtgGTTTGGGACGTTGGTGGTTTGTGCTGTGACTGGGAGCACACTGGCGGGGGTGATTGCGGGGGTTAAGCATCAGGAGTtgaaagggggtgggagaaagaggagggtggttggGATTGATGCGAGTGCTAGGCCTAAGGAGACGTTTGAGCAGGTGTTGCGGATAGCGAGGCAGACGGGGGTGAAActggggctggaggagggggatatCAACGAAGGGGATGTGACACTGGATGAGAGGTTTCATGGGGGGGTTTATGGTGTTCCGGACgggaagacggtggaggCGATCAAGCTTGGGGCCGGGCTGGAGGGGTTTATCACTGATCCTGTCTATGAGGGGAAGAGTTTGGCGGGTTTAGTTGggatggtgaaggggggggagataCGAGAGGGGGAGAATGTGTTGTTTGCGCATTTGGGGGGTCAGGTTGCGTTGAGTGCTTATGGGGATATGGTTTAG
- a CDS encoding uncharacterized protein (COG:G; EggNog:ENOG503NYMW): protein MTSHDPDPPSPPADLKAGLGGTGHINIASPAQEPIQDYPIERVEQVYRKLDLRIIPAFWVLYFLNSAIRSNIGIAQTMNASVKHDLVSVLGLTPKDVSTALALFYVSYVLFDLPSNLIMSRLSPRVWMARIVIAVGIIGTCFTAVNDAWSLKLLRFLLGVVIAGMWPGMAYYLTLFYPPSRTGKRIGMYFTAAQVSAAVVGLVSAGFQQMDGLGGLVGFRWMFLIYGLLGVILGVGLLWWLPDRPLAPGEVREKSWWVKWLPPSPEALTGEDAMVHYHDLRRVYHARPWTLKDLWFVLLDWRLWPLVLMYFGVVGVGIGTQLYGSVIIASINSNFTGVQVSLLFAPIWIMDLIAILLVTPISDRFHKYRPLFFSAAVCVQIAGLLTVTFALDNQWGRYGGLLLIGFGLGPTVPICMAWTNEIFQKRHREVGVATASALVSGLGNLGSIVTTYALYTGWPEDAAPGRYRYRNSNFVMIGILCMSIASSFVMIALLKIFGNEPSNKIAGSDGNDSGEEILDGAARREVHQRGFSRLIK, encoded by the exons ATGACATCCCACGATCCAGACccgccttctcccccagCCGACCTCAAGGCTGGTTTGGGCGGCACAGGTCACATCAACATCGCCTCTCCTGCTCAAGAACCCATCCAAGACTACCCCATTGAGCGGGTAGAGCAGGTGTACCG caaACTCGACCTCCGCATCATCCCCGCCTTCTGGGTCCTCTACTTCCTCAACTCCGCCATCCGCTCCAACATCGGCATAGCCCAAACAATGAACGCCTCCGTCAAGCACGACCTCGTCTCGGTCCTCGGGCTCACCCCCAAAGACGTCTCCACCGCCCTGGCACTCTTTTATGTCTCCTACGTGCTGTTTGACCTCCCCTCCAATCTCATCATGAGCCGTCTCTCCCCTCGGGTCTGGATGGCGCGTATTGTCATTGCTGTCGGTATCATCGGGACGTGCTTCACAGCCGTGAACGACGCCTGGTCTCTCAAGCTGTTGAGGTTTCTGCTGGGTGTGGTGATTGCGGGCATGTGGCCTGGTATGGCGTATTATCTCACCTTGTTCTACCCACCGAGCAGAACGGGCAAGAGGATCGGGATGTATTTCACCGCTGCGCAGGTTTCTGCCgcggtggttgggttggtgtcGGCGGGGTTCCAGcagatggatgggttgggggggttggtgggtttTAGGTGGATGTTCTTGATTtatgggttgttgggggtgattttgggggttgggttgctgtggtggttgccTGACCGGCCTTTGGCtccgggggaggtgagggagaagagtTGGTGGGTGAAGTGGTTGCCGCCGAGTCCGGAGGCGCTGACGGGGGAGGATGCGATGGTGCATTATCATgatttgaggagggtgtaTCATGCCAGGCCGTGGACGTTGAAGGATCTGTggtttgtgttgttggacTGGCGGTTGTGgccgttggtgttgatgtactttggggttgttggggtgggtATTGGGACGCAGTTGTACGGGAGCGTGATTATTGCTTCGATCAACTCGAACTTTACGGGGGTGCAGGTTAGCTTGCTGTTTGCGCCTATTTGGATT ATGGACTTGATCGCTATTCTCCTCGTCACCCCTATTTCGGATCGGTTCCACAAGTaccgcccccttttcttctcggCGGCCGTTTGTGTTCAGATCGCCGGGCTGCTCACTGTCACCTTTGCTTTGGACAACCAATGGGGCAGATACGGCGGTTTGTTGCTCATCGGATTTGGCCTCGGTCCCACGGTTCCCATTTGTATGGCCTGGACCAACGAGATCTTCCAGAAGCGTCACCGCGAAGTTGGTGTTGCTACTGCTTCCGCCTTGGTATCTGGCCTTGGCAACCTTGGAAGCATTGTCACGACATACGCCTTGTACACTGGCTGGCCCGAGGACGCGGCCCCGGGACGGTACCGCTACCGCAACAGCAACTTTGTCATGATTGGTATTCTCTGCATGAGTATCGCCAGCAGCTTCGTCATGATTGCTCTGCTCAAGATCTTTGGCAATGAGCCCAGCAACAAGATTGCTGGTAGTGACGGCAACGACTCTGGAGAGGAGATTTTGGATGGTGCTGCTCGTCGTGAGGTGCACCAGCGCGGTTTCAGCCGCTTGATCAAATAA
- a CDS encoding uncharacterized protein (COG:I; EggNog:ENOG503NZ1E), with protein sequence MPPRIPSPSDFSQFPLIQLHPPSPPESTTTFLIVLHGLGDNPVSFCNFPKSLNLPGTYAVTVRGVNPLPQGLVPEPVPENGCWHWGDDLLLDQRTGELDQDPGFQKAREALWELIGGVIVGRLGWGWGDVILFGYGQGGSVALGLGSELRRGQEKRVVDVSEGDGEGEKRELKGIVSVGGALPVSMIPTVGGRGKVTTPTLVLCGEGGEVIDDDAEEKLKEEFEDLRVVRWKGRRDDGMPRSREEVLPLMEFFAERLKHF encoded by the coding sequence atgccaccccgcatcccctccccctcagacTTTTCCCAAttccccctcatccagctccaccccccctcacccccagAGTCAACAACCACTTTTCTCATCGTCCTCCACGGTCTAGGCGACAACCCAGTGTCTTTTTGTAATTTCCCCAAGTCGTTGAATCTTCCGGGAACGTACGCGGTTACGGTTAGAGGTGTGAACCCCCTCCCGCAGGGTCTGGTACCGGAACCGGTGCCGGAAAATGGCTGTTGGCACTGGGGTGATGATCTCCTTTTAGATCAGAGAACAGGGGAACTGGATCAGGATCCTGGATTCCAaaaggcgagggaggcgttATGGGAACTGATAGGGGGGGTGATTGTGGGGAGActggggtgggggtggggggatgtGATTCTTTTTGGGTATGGTCAGGGGGGTTCGGTGGCGTTGGGGCTGGGGAGCGAGCTGCGGAGGGGGCAGGaaaagagggtggtggatgtgagtgagggggatggggagggggaaaagaggGAATTAAAGGGGATTGTGAGTGTGGGAGGGGCGCTGCCCGTGAGCATGATACCTACTgttggtggaagggggaaggtAACCACCCCGACGTTGGTGCTctgtggggaggggggggaggttattgatgatgatgccgaggaaAAGCTGAAGGAAGAGTTTGAGGATCTGAGGGTTGTGAGGTGGAAGGGCAggagggatgatgggatgccgaggagtcgggaggaggttttgcCGCTGATGGAGTTTTTtgcggagaggttgaagcATTTTTAG